A region of Anolis sagrei isolate rAnoSag1 chromosome 2, rAnoSag1.mat, whole genome shotgun sequence DNA encodes the following proteins:
- the USP19 gene encoding ubiquitin carboxyl-terminal hydrolase 19 isoform X3: MSSSASVPGQRRTARGADDATNKKKQKDRANQESKEGERPVGSDSKKDLLLDWKQNADEVIVKLSLGGGIPKTEEVDASFTDTSCLIKLPGGRQWSCQFYQEIESSCSKVQFKKGNILQLVLQKKIPLHTWASLLKRCKDGSRDQTKKVCKENGKEKPTSVENITEDPQSCSTTESSRAKRELCNPKRGPGRSESTGGKNPSIPGLPTGPSAKRAVCTKTSLLEDEGNHSSMENTGLCGEADRQRSDQRAQGDAVLHLKGEKTEMGSVPMEMQASVAPTEVLPSPLRLGLEERIPEPAISCETPSEAVSSISRDLSSSLPSSDTEKSGWTKEKDALDAVVNEPEPTVNLTFVKNDFYEKGNDSMVVHVYVKEIHKEMSRVLFREQDFTLLFQTSDVNFLRLHPGCGSHTIFRWQVKLRNLIEPDQCTYNFTTARIDICLKKRHSQRWGGLEAPATRGAVGGAKVAMPTGPTPLDKSQPGSNQHTLSTKEEARAGEKEKPRAEESGLDGVAARTVSEHMPVKQEPLVPSPKPTCMVPPMTHSPVSSESVEEEEEEEDKKVCLPGFTGLVNLGNTCFMNSVIQSLSNTRELRDYFHDRSFESEINYNNPLGTGGRLAIGFAVLLRALWKGTHHAFQPSKLKAIVASKASQFTGYAQHDAQEFMAFLLDGLHEDLNRIQNKPYTETVDSDGRPDEVVAEEAWHRHKMRNDSFIVDLFQGQYKSKLVCPVCSKVSITFDPFLYLPVPLPQKQKVLTVYYFAKEPHKKPVKFLVSISKENSTAMEVLDSVSHSVRVNPENLRLAEVIKNRFHRMFLPSHSLDAVSPSDLLLCFEVLSPDLAKERVVELQVQQRPQVTSVPITKCAACQKKQQSEEEKLKRCTRCYRVGYCNVVCQRTHWSDHKTLCRPENIGFPFLISVPESRLTYARLAQLLEGYARYSVSVFQPPFQVGRMSPEQGLQHPEKQEPSARNSSATASATSDSTTTLESGDGARAPHLLPEPQASFSGPELQPELGDASAVRSKITPGRSSGLNLDSGMPETLVASRPDTCMELPCMELPRASKPEAAIPGYQHPSEGLSSHVTQFYINKIDASSKEQKLEDKGDIPLDLTDDCSLALVWKNNERMKEFVLVESKDLECVEDPGSASEAARAGHFTLEQCLNLFTKPEVLAPEEAWYCPKCKQHREASKQLMLWRLPNVLIIQLKRFSFRSFIWRDKINDMVDFPVRSLDLSKFCIGQKDEQQLPMYDLYAVINHYGGMIGGHYTAYARLPSDKNSQRSDVGWRLFDDSTVTTVDESQVVTRYAYVLFYRRRNSPVERPPRGPPHPSDPRADLAPSAEAAANQASLLWQELEAEEEAARRLLRNPWRSGNRGSVDLASECPDESHVRYFVLGTMAAIVALFLNVFYPLIYQTHWR, from the exons ATGTCCAGTAGTGCCAGTGTCCCTGGTCAGAGGAGAACAGCACGGGGAGCAGATGATGCAACCAACAAGAAAAAACAGAAGGACCGAGCTAATCAGGAGAGCAAGGAGGGCGAGAGACCAGTTGGCAGTGACTCAAAGAAAG ACCTCCTGCTGGACTGGAAGCAGAATGCTGATGAGGTTATTGTAAAGCTGAGCTTGGGCGGTGGCATCCCAAAAACAGAGGAAGTGGATGCCTCTTTCACAGACACCAGTTGTCTCATCAAGTTACCTG GTGGTCGTCAGTGGAGCTGTCAGTTTTATCAGGAAATTGAGAGCTCTTGTAGCAAAGTTCAGTTCAAGAAAGGCAATATCCTACAATTGGTGCTGCAGAAGAAGATCCCACTCCACACGTGGGCTTCACTGTTG AAACGCTGCAAAGATGGCTCAAGAGACCAGACCAAAAAGGTGTGCAAGGAGAATGGCAAGGAGAAACCCACTTCCGTGGAGAACATCACCGAGGATCCCCAATCTTGTAGCACCACAGAGTCATCCAGGGCTAAACGAGAGCTCTGCAACCCAAAGCGAGGTCCTGGAAGGAGTGAAAGCACAGGAGGAAAGAACCCATCCATCCCAGGGCTACCAACTGGCCCGAGTGCCAAGCGGGCAGTGTGCACTAAAACCAGTCTCTTGGAGGATGAAGGGAATCACAGCAGCATGGAAAACACAGGACTCTGTGGGGAAGCTGACAGACAAAGGAGTGATCAGAGAGCTCAAGGGGATGCTGTATTGCACTTAAAG GGTGAAAAAACAGAGATGGGATCGGTGCCCATGGAAATGCAGGCCTCTGTGGCTCCTACAGAGGTATTGCCCTCTCCACTCAGACTTGGTTTAGAAGAGAGGATCCCAGAACCAGCCATTTCTTGTGAGACTCCATCAGAAGCTGTGTCTTCCATCAGCAGAGATCTCTCTTCCTCTCTACCGAGTAGTGATACTGAAAAGAGTGGGTGGACCAAGGAGAAGGATGCTCTAGATGCTGTTGTTAATG AACCGGAGCCCACTGTGAATCTGACGTTTGTCAAGAACGATTTCTATGAGAAGGGGAACGATTCTATGGTGGTGCATGTTTATGTGAAGGAGATTCACAAGGAGATGTCCAGGGTGCTCTTTCGGGAGCAAGACTTCACATTACTATTCCAGACAAG TGATGTCAACTTCCTGCGACTGCATCCTGGCTGTGGCTCTCATACAATATTCAGGTGGCAAGTAAAACTCAG GAATCTCATAGAACCAGACCAGTGCACCTATAATTTCACCACTGCCCGTATCGACATCTGCCTGAAGAAGCGGCATAGCCAACGCTGGGGGGGCCTGGAAGCTCCAGCCACACGAG gTGCAGTGGGTGGTGCAAAGGTGGCCATGCCAACAGGTCCTACCCCCTTGGATAAAAGCCAACCTGGGAGTAACCAGCACACTCTTTCCACCAAAGAAGAAGCTCGAGCAGGTGAAAAGGAGAAGCCACGGGCAGAGGAAAGTGGCCTGGATGGTGTCGCTGCTCGAACGGTGTCTGAACACATGCCGGTGAAGCAGGAGCCTCTTGTGCCCTCG CCCAAGCCAACATGCATGGTCCCACCCATGACTCACAGCCCTGTCAGCAGTGAAAgtgtggaggaagaagaggaggaagaggacaagaAGGTGTGCTTGCCAGGTTTCACAGGATTAGTGAACCTGGGCAACACTTGTTTCATGAACAGTGTTATCCAGTCTCTGTCCAACACACGGGAGTTGCGGGACTACTTTCATG ATCGCTCCTTTGAATCTGAGATCAACTACAACAATCCACTGGGAACTGGAGGGCGACTGGCTATTGGTTTTGCTGTGCTGTTGAGAGCACTCTGGAAAGGCACTCACCATGCCTTCCAGCCTTCCAAGCTAAAG gCAATTGTGGCCAGCAAGGCAAGCCAGTTTACAGGTTATGCTCAACATGATGCCCAAGAATTCATGGCTTTTCTGTTGGATGGGCTACATGAGGATCTGAACCGCATCCAGAACAAGCCCTACACAGAAACAGTGGACTCAGATGGACGGCCAGATGAG GTTGTTGCAGAAGAGGCCTGGCACCGGCACAAAATGAGGAATGACTCCTTCATTGTGGACCTCTTCCAGGGCCAGTATAAGTCCAAGCTAGTGTGTCCTGTGTGCTCAAAG GTGTCCATCACATTTGATCCCTTCTTGTATTTGCCAGTCCCCCTTCCCCAGAAGCAGAAAGTCCTAACGGTTTATTATTTTGCAAAGGAACCCCACAAGAAACCTGTCAAG TTCCTTGTGAGCATCAGCAAGGAGAACTCCACAGCCATGGAGGTGCTGGACTCTGTGTCCCATAGCGTTCGAGTGAATCCTGAGAACCTGCGTCTGGCTGAG GTAATCAAGAACCGATTCCATCGCATGTTCCTGCCTTCCCACTCGTTGGATGCAGTCTCTCCCTCAGaccttctgctgtgctttgaggTGCTTTCTCCAGACCTGGCCAAGGAGCGGGTGGTGGAGCTGCAAGTTCAACAG CGTCCTCAGGTGACCAGCGTGCCCATCACCAAATGTGCCGCTTGTCAGAAGAAGCAGCAGTCCGAAGAGGAGAAGCTGAAGCGCTGTACTCGGTGCTACCGTGTTGGCTACTGTAATGT AGTGTGCCAGAGAACCCACTGGTCTGACCACAAAACGTTGTGCCGCCCTGAGAACATAGGCTTCCCCTTCCTCATCAGTGTTCCGGAGTCACGCCTCACCTATGCACGGCTAGCCCAGCTTCTGGAAGGTTATGCAAG ATACTCGGTCAGTGTATTTCAGCCACCCTTCCAGGTGGGCAGGATGTCACCTGAACAAGGCTTACAGCATCCTGAGAAACAAGAACCTTCTGCCAGGAATAGTAGTGCAACTGCTTCTGCTACGAGTGACAGCACTACCACTCTGGAGTCAGGAGATGGTGCTAGGGCCCCACACCTCTTGCCAGAACCCCAGGCATCTTTCTCTGGCCCTGAACTACAGCCTGAATTGGGGGATGCCAGTGCGGTGAGGAGCAAGATCACCCCAGGAAGAAGCTCAGGTCTGAACTTGGATTCAGGCATGCCTGAGACTTTGGTGGCCTCGCGGCCTGACACCTGCATGGAACTGCCTTGCATGGAACTACCAAGAGCCTCCAAGCCTGAAG CTGCCATCCCTGGTTACCAGCATCCATCAGAGGGCCTAAGTTCCCATGTTACCCAGTTTTACATCAACAAGATTGATGCTTCCAGCAAAGAGCAAAAACTGGAGGATAAAG GAGATATCCCACTGGACCTGACAGATGACTGTTCTCTGGCCTTGGTTTGGAAGAATAATGAGCGGATGAAGGAGTTTGTGCTGGTTGAGTCCAAGGACCTGGAGTGTGTGGAAGATCCAGGCTCTGCAAGTGAAGCTGCCAGGGCAGGACACTTCACCCTCGAACAGTGCCTCAACCTCTTCACCAAGCCAGAGGTCTTAGCCCCAGAGGAGGCCTG GTACTGCCCAAAGTGTAAGCAGCACCGCGAAGCATCTAAGCAACTCATGTTGTGGCGTCTGCCCAATGTCCTCATCATACAGCTCAAGCGGTTCTCCTTCCGTAGCTTTATTTGGAGGGACAAGATCAATGATATGGTGGACTTCCCTGTCAG GAGCTTGGACCTGAGCAAGTTCTGTATTGGTCAGAAGGATGAGCAGCAGCTACCTATGTATGATCTGTATGCAGTTATTAATCACTATGGAGGCATGATTGGCGGGCACTACACAGCTTATGCCCGATTGCCCAGTGACAAGAACAGCCAGCGTAGTGACGTGG GTTGGCGGCTCTTTGATGACAGTACAGTCACTACAGTAGATGAAAGCCAGGTGGTGACACGATATGCCTATGTGCTCTTCTACCGTCGACGGAACTCTCCTGTAGAGAGACCCCCAAGAGGGCCACCTCACCCCTCGGACCCTCGGGCTGACTTGGCTCCCTCTGCtgaggcagcagccaatcag GCTTCTCTGCTCTGGCAGGAACTGGAGGCAGAAGAGGAAGCTGCCAGGAGGCTCTTGAGGAACCCTTGGAGGTCTGGCAACCGAGGATCAGTGGACCTTGCCTCAGAGTGTCCTGATGAAAGCCATGTCCGATACTTTGTCCTGGGCACCATGGCAGCCATTGTGGCACTCTTCCTGAATGTCTTCTACCCACTCATCTATCAGACCCACTGGAGGTAG
- the USP19 gene encoding ubiquitin carboxyl-terminal hydrolase 19 isoform X2, with amino-acid sequence MSSSASVPGQRRTARGADDATNKKKQKDRANQESKEGERPVGSDSKKEPFPILELVEPNWQRESEEDLLLDWKQNADEVIVKLSLGGGIPKTEEVDASFTDTSCLIKLPGGRQWSCQFYQEIESSCSKVQFKKGNILQLVLQKKIPLHTWASLLKRCKDGSRDQTKKVCKENGKEKPTSVENITEDPQSCSTTESSRAKRELCNPKRGPGRSESTGGKNPSIPGLPTGPSAKRAVCTKTSLLEDEGNHSSMENTGLCGEADRQRSDQRAQGDAVLHLKGEKTEMGSVPMEMQASVAPTEVLPSPLRLGLEERIPEPAISCETPSEAVSSISRDLSSSLPSSDTEKSGWTKEKDALDAVVNEPEPTVNLTFVKNDFYEKGNDSMVVHVYVKEIHKEMSRVLFREQDFTLLFQTSDVNFLRLHPGCGSHTIFRWQVKLRNLIEPDQCTYNFTTARIDICLKKRHSQRWGGLEAPATRVGGAKVAMPTGPTPLDKSQPGSNQHTLSTKEEARAGEKEKPRAEESGLDGVAARTVSEHMPVKQEPLVPSPKPTCMVPPMTHSPVSSESVEEEEEEEDKKVCLPGFTGLVNLGNTCFMNSVIQSLSNTRELRDYFHDRSFESEINYNNPLGTGGRLAIGFAVLLRALWKGTHHAFQPSKLKAIVASKASQFTGYAQHDAQEFMAFLLDGLHEDLNRIQNKPYTETVDSDGRPDEVVAEEAWHRHKMRNDSFIVDLFQGQYKSKLVCPVCSKVSITFDPFLYLPVPLPQKQKVLTVYYFAKEPHKKPVKFLVSISKENSTAMEVLDSVSHSVRVNPENLRLAEVIKNRFHRMFLPSHSLDAVSPSDLLLCFEVLSPDLAKERVVELQVQQRPQVTSVPITKCAACQKKQQSEEEKLKRCTRCYRVGYCNVVCQRTHWSDHKTLCRPENIGFPFLISVPESRLTYARLAQLLEGYARYSVSVFQPPFQVGRMSPEQGLQHPEKQEPSARNSSATASATSDSTTTLESGDGARAPHLLPEPQASFSGPELQPELGDASAVRSKITPGRSSGLNLDSGMPETLVASRPDTCMELPCMELPRASKPEAAIPGYQHPSEGLSSHVTQFYINKIDASSKEQKLEDKGDIPLDLTDDCSLALVWKNNERMKEFVLVESKDLECVEDPGSASEAARAGHFTLEQCLNLFTKPEVLAPEEAWYCPKCKQHREASKQLMLWRLPNVLIIQLKRFSFRSFIWRDKINDMVDFPVRSLDLSKFCIGQKDEQQLPMYDLYAVINHYGGMIGGHYTAYARLPSDKNSQRSDVGWRLFDDSTVTTVDESQVVTRYAYVLFYRRRNSPVERPPRGPPHPSDPRADLAPSAEAAANQASLLWQELEAEEEAARRLLRNPWRSGNRGSVDLASECPDESHVRYFVLGTMAAIVALFLNVFYPLIYQTHWR; translated from the exons ATGTCCAGTAGTGCCAGTGTCCCTGGTCAGAGGAGAACAGCACGGGGAGCAGATGATGCAACCAACAAGAAAAAACAGAAGGACCGAGCTAATCAGGAGAGCAAGGAGGGCGAGAGACCAGTTGGCAGTGACTCAAAGAAAG AGCCCTTTCCCATCCTGGAACTGGTAGAGCCTAATTGGCAGAGGGAATCAGAGGAGG ACCTCCTGCTGGACTGGAAGCAGAATGCTGATGAGGTTATTGTAAAGCTGAGCTTGGGCGGTGGCATCCCAAAAACAGAGGAAGTGGATGCCTCTTTCACAGACACCAGTTGTCTCATCAAGTTACCTG GTGGTCGTCAGTGGAGCTGTCAGTTTTATCAGGAAATTGAGAGCTCTTGTAGCAAAGTTCAGTTCAAGAAAGGCAATATCCTACAATTGGTGCTGCAGAAGAAGATCCCACTCCACACGTGGGCTTCACTGTTG AAACGCTGCAAAGATGGCTCAAGAGACCAGACCAAAAAGGTGTGCAAGGAGAATGGCAAGGAGAAACCCACTTCCGTGGAGAACATCACCGAGGATCCCCAATCTTGTAGCACCACAGAGTCATCCAGGGCTAAACGAGAGCTCTGCAACCCAAAGCGAGGTCCTGGAAGGAGTGAAAGCACAGGAGGAAAGAACCCATCCATCCCAGGGCTACCAACTGGCCCGAGTGCCAAGCGGGCAGTGTGCACTAAAACCAGTCTCTTGGAGGATGAAGGGAATCACAGCAGCATGGAAAACACAGGACTCTGTGGGGAAGCTGACAGACAAAGGAGTGATCAGAGAGCTCAAGGGGATGCTGTATTGCACTTAAAG GGTGAAAAAACAGAGATGGGATCGGTGCCCATGGAAATGCAGGCCTCTGTGGCTCCTACAGAGGTATTGCCCTCTCCACTCAGACTTGGTTTAGAAGAGAGGATCCCAGAACCAGCCATTTCTTGTGAGACTCCATCAGAAGCTGTGTCTTCCATCAGCAGAGATCTCTCTTCCTCTCTACCGAGTAGTGATACTGAAAAGAGTGGGTGGACCAAGGAGAAGGATGCTCTAGATGCTGTTGTTAATG AACCGGAGCCCACTGTGAATCTGACGTTTGTCAAGAACGATTTCTATGAGAAGGGGAACGATTCTATGGTGGTGCATGTTTATGTGAAGGAGATTCACAAGGAGATGTCCAGGGTGCTCTTTCGGGAGCAAGACTTCACATTACTATTCCAGACAAG TGATGTCAACTTCCTGCGACTGCATCCTGGCTGTGGCTCTCATACAATATTCAGGTGGCAAGTAAAACTCAG GAATCTCATAGAACCAGACCAGTGCACCTATAATTTCACCACTGCCCGTATCGACATCTGCCTGAAGAAGCGGCATAGCCAACGCTGGGGGGGCCTGGAAGCTCCAGCCACACGAG TGGGTGGTGCAAAGGTGGCCATGCCAACAGGTCCTACCCCCTTGGATAAAAGCCAACCTGGGAGTAACCAGCACACTCTTTCCACCAAAGAAGAAGCTCGAGCAGGTGAAAAGGAGAAGCCACGGGCAGAGGAAAGTGGCCTGGATGGTGTCGCTGCTCGAACGGTGTCTGAACACATGCCGGTGAAGCAGGAGCCTCTTGTGCCCTCG CCCAAGCCAACATGCATGGTCCCACCCATGACTCACAGCCCTGTCAGCAGTGAAAgtgtggaggaagaagaggaggaagaggacaagaAGGTGTGCTTGCCAGGTTTCACAGGATTAGTGAACCTGGGCAACACTTGTTTCATGAACAGTGTTATCCAGTCTCTGTCCAACACACGGGAGTTGCGGGACTACTTTCATG ATCGCTCCTTTGAATCTGAGATCAACTACAACAATCCACTGGGAACTGGAGGGCGACTGGCTATTGGTTTTGCTGTGCTGTTGAGAGCACTCTGGAAAGGCACTCACCATGCCTTCCAGCCTTCCAAGCTAAAG gCAATTGTGGCCAGCAAGGCAAGCCAGTTTACAGGTTATGCTCAACATGATGCCCAAGAATTCATGGCTTTTCTGTTGGATGGGCTACATGAGGATCTGAACCGCATCCAGAACAAGCCCTACACAGAAACAGTGGACTCAGATGGACGGCCAGATGAG GTTGTTGCAGAAGAGGCCTGGCACCGGCACAAAATGAGGAATGACTCCTTCATTGTGGACCTCTTCCAGGGCCAGTATAAGTCCAAGCTAGTGTGTCCTGTGTGCTCAAAG GTGTCCATCACATTTGATCCCTTCTTGTATTTGCCAGTCCCCCTTCCCCAGAAGCAGAAAGTCCTAACGGTTTATTATTTTGCAAAGGAACCCCACAAGAAACCTGTCAAG TTCCTTGTGAGCATCAGCAAGGAGAACTCCACAGCCATGGAGGTGCTGGACTCTGTGTCCCATAGCGTTCGAGTGAATCCTGAGAACCTGCGTCTGGCTGAG GTAATCAAGAACCGATTCCATCGCATGTTCCTGCCTTCCCACTCGTTGGATGCAGTCTCTCCCTCAGaccttctgctgtgctttgaggTGCTTTCTCCAGACCTGGCCAAGGAGCGGGTGGTGGAGCTGCAAGTTCAACAG CGTCCTCAGGTGACCAGCGTGCCCATCACCAAATGTGCCGCTTGTCAGAAGAAGCAGCAGTCCGAAGAGGAGAAGCTGAAGCGCTGTACTCGGTGCTACCGTGTTGGCTACTGTAATGT AGTGTGCCAGAGAACCCACTGGTCTGACCACAAAACGTTGTGCCGCCCTGAGAACATAGGCTTCCCCTTCCTCATCAGTGTTCCGGAGTCACGCCTCACCTATGCACGGCTAGCCCAGCTTCTGGAAGGTTATGCAAG ATACTCGGTCAGTGTATTTCAGCCACCCTTCCAGGTGGGCAGGATGTCACCTGAACAAGGCTTACAGCATCCTGAGAAACAAGAACCTTCTGCCAGGAATAGTAGTGCAACTGCTTCTGCTACGAGTGACAGCACTACCACTCTGGAGTCAGGAGATGGTGCTAGGGCCCCACACCTCTTGCCAGAACCCCAGGCATCTTTCTCTGGCCCTGAACTACAGCCTGAATTGGGGGATGCCAGTGCGGTGAGGAGCAAGATCACCCCAGGAAGAAGCTCAGGTCTGAACTTGGATTCAGGCATGCCTGAGACTTTGGTGGCCTCGCGGCCTGACACCTGCATGGAACTGCCTTGCATGGAACTACCAAGAGCCTCCAAGCCTGAAG CTGCCATCCCTGGTTACCAGCATCCATCAGAGGGCCTAAGTTCCCATGTTACCCAGTTTTACATCAACAAGATTGATGCTTCCAGCAAAGAGCAAAAACTGGAGGATAAAG GAGATATCCCACTGGACCTGACAGATGACTGTTCTCTGGCCTTGGTTTGGAAGAATAATGAGCGGATGAAGGAGTTTGTGCTGGTTGAGTCCAAGGACCTGGAGTGTGTGGAAGATCCAGGCTCTGCAAGTGAAGCTGCCAGGGCAGGACACTTCACCCTCGAACAGTGCCTCAACCTCTTCACCAAGCCAGAGGTCTTAGCCCCAGAGGAGGCCTG GTACTGCCCAAAGTGTAAGCAGCACCGCGAAGCATCTAAGCAACTCATGTTGTGGCGTCTGCCCAATGTCCTCATCATACAGCTCAAGCGGTTCTCCTTCCGTAGCTTTATTTGGAGGGACAAGATCAATGATATGGTGGACTTCCCTGTCAG GAGCTTGGACCTGAGCAAGTTCTGTATTGGTCAGAAGGATGAGCAGCAGCTACCTATGTATGATCTGTATGCAGTTATTAATCACTATGGAGGCATGATTGGCGGGCACTACACAGCTTATGCCCGATTGCCCAGTGACAAGAACAGCCAGCGTAGTGACGTGG GTTGGCGGCTCTTTGATGACAGTACAGTCACTACAGTAGATGAAAGCCAGGTGGTGACACGATATGCCTATGTGCTCTTCTACCGTCGACGGAACTCTCCTGTAGAGAGACCCCCAAGAGGGCCACCTCACCCCTCGGACCCTCGGGCTGACTTGGCTCCCTCTGCtgaggcagcagccaatcag GCTTCTCTGCTCTGGCAGGAACTGGAGGCAGAAGAGGAAGCTGCCAGGAGGCTCTTGAGGAACCCTTGGAGGTCTGGCAACCGAGGATCAGTGGACCTTGCCTCAGAGTGTCCTGATGAAAGCCATGTCCGATACTTTGTCCTGGGCACCATGGCAGCCATTGTGGCACTCTTCCTGAATGTCTTCTACCCACTCATCTATCAGACCCACTGGAGGTAG